The Bacteroidia bacterium genomic interval GGATTCGTCTTCGAAAAATTCATAAGCAATGGCAACAATTCTTTTTTGCATCATTTTTTTCAAAATGACAGGGTCTAAATTTTTAACTTGAAGAGCTGAAATAAGAATCTGATCTGGTTTCATTAAATCAACCTCTTGCGCAGTAGGTGGCGCTACTTTGATAACTATATCTGCTTTATAAATTTCCTCTTTAGAACTTACAATAGTTGCACCGGCTTCGGCATATTGTACATCAGGAAAATTGGATGCTTTTCCGGTATTTTGTTCAATAATAATTTGATGTCCGTTGTTCACTAAAAAATGTACAGCTGACGGGGTTAAAGGCGTACGATTTTCTTGATATGTGATTTCCTTTGGAATACCGATAAACAAGTTGTTTTTTTTCTCTTTAAGCGGTGCAGCCATTTCTTGAGGCTGCATGACGGCTTCTTCGGCTAATTGTTTAAGGGAATTGTAGCTATTCTTTGTCATAAATTTAGGATGAAAATTCCTTATACAAACATACAAAGAATTTCTGCAAAGATAGTACTATTGAAAGAGTCTCGATTTGGAAAAATATTTCAAATTATCATAGCATCCACATATTTAAGAGGGGGCTTCAACTTTTGAATAAACACAAAAAGCCTCCTAAAAAAATAGGAGGCTTCTTGATACAAATTCTAGACTAACTTAAGATACTTTTTTTAAGATAGCATCGAATGCTTCAGGGTTGTTCATTGCTAAGTCTGCAAGAACTTTTCTGTTCACATCGATATTGTTTTCTTTCAATTTATGCATAAATTGAGAGTAAGAAATTCCACGTTCTCTTGCAGCAGCATTGATACGGATAATCCACAATGCTCTGAAATTACGTTTTTTGGTTTTTCTGTCGCGGTATGCATACTGCATCCCTTTCTCAACTGCATTTTTTGCAACTGTCCAGACATTTTTTCTACGTCCGAAATACCCTTTAGCTCTTTTTAGAACTTTTTTTCTTCTGGCTCTTGAAGCCACATGATTAACTGACCTTGGCATAATTTATATTTATTTTTTGCTCCCTAAGCGTTTGCTACAAACAAACTTCAAGCTTGGGCGCGGGTTTATTTAATTTCAATTAATTACTTTCCGATAGTTAACAAAAACTTCACATTAGAGGTATCAGCAACATCAACAATCGTTGACTTACCTAAGTTTCTTTTCCTCTTGGTTGATTTCTTTGTCAGGATATGGCTTTTGAAAGCCTTATTTCTTTTAATTTTACCTGTTCCAGTAAGACTGAATCTTTTCTTAGCACTGGAATTTGTTTTCATCTTTGGCATAATACAGCTATATTATATTTTTATTTTTTACTTCTTAATTTTACCGGGAGAAAGCATGATAATCATCTTCTTACCTTCCAACACCGGCATTTGATCTACCTTAGCAAAACCATCTTCTGTTATCTCCTGTATAAAACGAAGCAACAGCGCCTCTCCTCTTTCCTTAAACACAATGGTTCTACCTCTAAAGAATACAAAAACTTTCACTTTAGCTCCATCTTCTAGAAAAGATCTCGCATTCTTGAGTTTAAAAGCATAATCATGATCATCAGTGTTAGGACCGAAACGGATTTCCTTCACTACTGTAGGCGTAGCATTAGCTTTTATCTCTTTTTGCTTCTTCTTTTGCTCGTATAAGAACTTTTTGTAGTCCATAATTTTAGCAACCGGAGGCTCTGCATTGGGAGAAATAACCACAAGGTCTAACCCTTGTTCGTATGCCAATTTGAGAGCATCTGCAGTGTCCATTATGGAATTATTGGTATTTTCACCCACTAATCTCAGATGGGATTCTTGAATATTCTCGTTAATGCTGTGCAGGTTCTCTTTTATAACCCTTCCAATAAACTTTTTTGCCAAATTATGTACTTAGTTTTGTAATTCTTCTTTAATGGTTTTTTGTATCAACTGAGCGAAATCTTCAACCTTCATACTACCCAAGTCCACACCCCCATGTTGCCTTACAGAAACAGTCCCTTCCGCCATTTCCTTCTCTCCTGCAATCAACATAAAAGGTATCTTTTGTACCTCTGCATCTCGTATCTTCCTTCCCGTCTTTTCCGACCTCGCGTCAATCGAGCCGCGAATATCGTATTTTTTTAGTATGTTAAAAACTTTTTCTGAATATTCTTGAAATTTATCGCTGATGGGGAGAATGATATATTGATCCGGAGTTAACCACAAAGGAAATTTACCTGCAGTATGTTCAAGTAAAACAGCGACAAAACGTTCCATAGAACCAAATGGGGCGCGGTGAAGCATCACGGGGCGATGTACTTTATTGTCACTGCCAATGTATTCCAACTCAAATCTTTCAGGCAAATTGTAATCCACTTGAATGGTACCCAACTGCCATGAACGCCCAATTGCATCTTTTACCATAAAATCTAATTTAGGTCCATAAAAAGCTGCCTCTCCATATTCTATAACGGTCGGCAAGCCTTTCTCTTTGGTTGCCTCAATAATATCGTTTTCGGCTCTCTCCCAATTTTCTGCACTTCCAATATACTTGCTTCTATCATTTTGATCTCTCAATGACACTTGGGCAGTAAAGTTCTCAAACTTTAAAGTTTTGAAAATGTATAAAACAATGTCAATTACATTATTAAACTCTTCTCGCACTTGATCCGGACGACAAAATATATGGGCATCATCTTGTGTAAAACCACGCACTCTGGTTAAACCATGTAATTCCCCACTCTGCTCATATCTATACACAGTTCCAAATTCGGCATAACGAATAGGCAACTCTTTATATGAATGAGGTTTGGCTTTGTAAATTTCACAGTGATGGGGACAATTCATCGGTTTGAGAAGGAATTCCTCTCCCTCGGCAGGAGTATGAATGGGTTGAAAGGAATCTGCTCCATATTTTTCATAATGTCCTGATGTTATATACAGTTGTTTATGTCCAATATGAGGAGAAATTACTTGCTCATATCCAAACTCTTTTTGCTTTTGCATGAGAAAAGTTTGTAACCTGCCTCTCAAATCAGCTCCTTTGGGCAACCAAAGTGGAAGTCCTTGTCCAACTTTGGTTGAAAAAGTAAACAATTCCAACTCCTTACCCAATTTGCGATGGTCGCGTTTCTTCGCCTCTTCTAACAATACCAAGTACTCTTCTAGCTCGGACTTTTTTGGAAAAGTAATGCCATAGACACGGGTAAGTTGCTTTTGTTTTTCATCTCCACGCCAATAAGCTCCGGCAGTCGCGGTCAATTTCACTGCTTTAATATGACCTGTATGAGGAATATGTGGACCTTTGCACAAATCTGTAAAGTTCCCTTGTGTATAAAAGGTTATTTTCCCGTCTTCCAACTCATTTAACAAGTCAATTTTATAAGGGTCTTGTTTGGCAGTAAAATAAGCAATGGCTTCTGATTTAGATATCGGTTTACGTATGTATTCAGCATTATTTTTTGCCAACTCCATCATCTTTTTCTCAACTTTATCAAAATCATCAGAAGAGAAATTATAGAGTCCAAAATCTATATCGTAATAGAAACCATTTTCAACCGGAGGACCAATACCCAATTTAATACCGGGATAAAGGGATTCTAACGCTTCTGCCAATAAGTGAGCAGACGAATGCCAAAAAGTACTCTTACCTTCTTTGTCGTCCCATTTAAGCAATTGAAAATTCGCATCTTTCTCTATCGATCGTGACAAATCCCATACTTCTCCATTCACTTTGGCAGCTAACACCACCCTTGCAAGACCCTCGCTAATACTTTGCGCAATCTGCATACCGGTAGTTCCCTTTGGATAATGCCTAATACTGCCGTCAGGAAGGGTAATATTGATTTCAGACATAATTGTTTTGAATAATTTACTAAAATAGGGCTGCGAATTTAATAGAAAAGTCAAGCTCTTTTAAACTCAATTTCACTTTCATATTCATTCATCAAATTCAAGTTCATTTAAAGCACTTCTAAGTTCTGAAAGTGCGTGCATATCTCTAATCTTTTGTGTGATTTCTATTCCTTGTTTGTAAATCTCTTTGGCTTTTTCAAATTCCGATTTTGCTTCATATAGTTTAGCCAAATGATAATAAGTGGCTACATATTCGGGACTATCGTGAATGAGAGCCAAAAACTGCTGTTCAGATTGTTCATATTGCCCCATATTAAAGAGCTCTAAAGCCATGGCATAACGCAAAAAGGCATCGTCTGGCGTAACTTCTAACAAACTTTTTAACTGTAACAACCTAGCCTCTCTTGGATTATTCATTATTTGTTGTGATAAATTTTGTGATACAAGCTGTCAATAGTAACTTTGCAAACTTAAACAGAAATCCATAATATGAAGATATTAGTGTGTATGAGTGTGGTTCCGGATACAACCACCAAAATAACGTTCGTTGAAAATAATACAAAATTCAACACACAAGGTGTCCAATTTATCATTAACCCTTATGACGAAGTATCTATTACAAGAGCATTAGAACTTACTGAAAAGCACGGTGGCACTGTCAGCCTTATGCATGTTGGCACAGCCGAAAACGATGCTGTCATTCGTAAAGGATTAGCAATTGGGGCACATGATGCTTATAGAATTAATGCCGATGCTGTTGATGGTCAATTTGTAGCAGAACAAATTGCTGCATTTGCCAAAGACAAAGGATTTGACATCATCTTCACCGGTAGAGAATCTATTGATTATAATGGTGGGCAAGTATGTGGGCTTATTGCTGAATTATTAAAAATTCCGGCAGTAAACATTGTAACCTCCATTGAAGTAGATGGCACATCTGCAACTTTAACAAGAGATATTGATGGTGGAAGCGAAAAACTAAACTGTCCGCTGCCGATGGTGGTAAGTGCACAAAAAGACCTTTGTGAACCAAGAATCCCCAACATGAGAGGTATAATGTCAGCAAGGACCAAACCATTGAATGTTGTCGAACCAGTTTCAGTAGAAGCATTTGGCAGTTATCAACGTTTTGAAAGCCCAAAACCAAAAGCCGCAGTCAAATTAATCGACCCTGAACACCCGGAAGAACTCATTCAGTTATTAAGAAACGAAGCTAAAGTTATTTAAAATTTTATAAATCGAAACATTATGTCAGTAGTAATATTCGCAGAAAATTCAGATGGCAAATTCAAAAAAGGTGTTTTTGAAGCAGCCACATACGCATACAAAACAGCATCCAAAATCGGAACCGAAGCTCATGCCCTTGTAATTGGCAATGTGCAAGATGAAGATTTGAGTAAATTAGGCATATACGGTATTTCCAAAGTATTAAAAATAGCAACTCCTGCTAATGAGTTTCACCCCCAACCATGGAGTGAATTAATTGCTCAAGGATATAAAAACTTAGGAGGTACTGTTTTGGTCGTTTCAAATACATATACAGGCAAATCAATCGCTCCGTCTATTGCCGTTAAACTCAATGCCAGCTTAGCAACTAATGTTGTAGAGCTACCTGATACAGATAACGGTTTTAGTGTAAAAAGAGGAGCATTCTCCGGCAAAGGATATGCTTACGTTTCTCTATGCAGAGCAAACAAAGTGATTGCACTCACTCCCAACTCCATTGATGTTGAAGAGAATGAAGTAACAACATCCTTCGTTTCTGAGACTATTGGAACACAAGCATCTGTTACGAATGTAATAGAAATATCAAAAACACAAGGCAAGATTCCACTCACAGAAGCAGAAATCGTGGTTTCTGCCGGCAGAGGGATGAAAGGACCTGAAAATTGGGGAATGGTTGAAGAACTTGCTACTATTTTGGGCGCAGCAACTGCCTGCTCTAAACCCGTGAGCGACATGGGTTGGAGACCACATTCTGAGCACGTGGGACAAACCGGTATTACGATAAAACCTAACCTCAATATCGCAATTGGAATTTCCGGTGCTATACAACATTTGGCTGGCGTGAGCTCAAGTAAAGTAATTGTTGTTATTAATACTGATCCTGAGGCACCATTTTTTAAAATCGCTGATTACGGAATTGTTGGCGATGCATTTCAAGTGCTTCCCAAGCTCATTGCTGCCGCAAAAGCGACCATGAACAGTTAAACTAAATAGAAAAGATAATGGGTAAAGTCCTTGTTCAAGTGGATGAAATTATTCTTGGAGCAATCCACTCCACTTATCAACTTATCTTGAAAGAGGTCAAGGGGAATAGGAAATTACCCATTATTATAGGCATACCCGAAGCGCAATCTATTGCACTTGCTATTGAACACAAGATTCTCAAACGACCCAATACACACGATCTCGTTCACTCAATCAGTGATAAAATCAATCTGACCATGAAGGAAATCTTCATAAACAGATTTGAAGACGGTGTATTTTATGCCATTATTACTTTTGAACAAAATGGTACTTTTTATGAAATCGATTCTCGCACCTCAGATGGAGTAGCGCTTGCCGTAAGGTTCAATGCTCCGATTTATATAGATGAACGTGTTTTGGCAGAAACCGGAGTAGATATCACAACTGAAGATTTTGATACACCAGGGAGAATAGTTGAAGATTTTGAACCACC includes:
- a CDS encoding electron transfer flavoprotein subunit beta/FixA family protein, which encodes MKILVCMSVVPDTTTKITFVENNTKFNTQGVQFIINPYDEVSITRALELTEKHGGTVSLMHVGTAENDAVIRKGLAIGAHDAYRINADAVDGQFVAEQIAAFAKDKGFDIIFTGRESIDYNGGQVCGLIAELLKIPAVNIVTSIEVDGTSATLTRDIDGGSEKLNCPLPMVVSAQKDLCEPRIPNMRGIMSARTKPLNVVEPVSVEAFGSYQRFESPKPKAAVKLIDPEHPEELIQLLRNEAKVI
- a CDS encoding tetratricopeptide repeat protein, translated to MNNPREARLLQLKSLLEVTPDDAFLRYAMALELFNMGQYEQSEQQFLALIHDSPEYVATYYHLAKLYEAKSEFEKAKEIYKQGIEITQKIRDMHALSELRSALNELEFDE
- a CDS encoding electron transfer flavoprotein subunit alpha/FixB family protein, which encodes MSVVIFAENSDGKFKKGVFEAATYAYKTASKIGTEAHALVIGNVQDEDLSKLGIYGISKVLKIATPANEFHPQPWSELIAQGYKNLGGTVLVVSNTYTGKSIAPSIAVKLNASLATNVVELPDTDNGFSVKRGAFSGKGYAYVSLCRANKVIALTPNSIDVEENEVTTSFVSETIGTQASVTNVIEISKTQGKIPLTEAEIVVSAGRGMKGPENWGMVEELATILGAATACSKPVSDMGWRPHSEHVGQTGITIKPNLNIAIGISGAIQHLAGVSSSKVIVVINTDPEAPFFKIADYGIVGDAFQVLPKLIAAAKATMNS
- the rpmI gene encoding 50S ribosomal protein L35 — protein: MPKMKTNSSAKKRFSLTGTGKIKRNKAFKSHILTKKSTKRKRNLGKSTIVDVADTSNVKFLLTIGK
- a CDS encoding bifunctional nuclease family protein; translation: MGKVLVQVDEIILGAIHSTYQLILKEVKGNRKLPIIIGIPEAQSIALAIEHKILKRPNTHDLVHSISDKINLTMKEIFINRFEDGVFYAIITFEQNGTFYEIDSRTSDGVALAVRFNAPIYIDERVLAETGVDITTEDFDTPGRIVEDFEPPQPKSFKEELELMSMSELERLLQEALVKEDYFTAATIRDEISKRK
- the infC gene encoding translation initiation factor IF-3, whose amino-acid sequence is MAKKFIGRVIKENLHSINENIQESHLRLVGENTNNSIMDTADALKLAYEQGLDLVVISPNAEPPVAKIMDYKKFLYEQKKKQKEIKANATPTVVKEIRFGPNTDDHDYAFKLKNARSFLEDGAKVKVFVFFRGRTIVFKERGEALLLRFIQEITEDGFAKVDQMPVLEGKKMIIMLSPGKIKK
- the thrS gene encoding threonine--tRNA ligase translates to MSEINITLPDGSIRHYPKGTTGMQIAQSISEGLARVVLAAKVNGEVWDLSRSIEKDANFQLLKWDDKEGKSTFWHSSAHLLAEALESLYPGIKLGIGPPVENGFYYDIDFGLYNFSSDDFDKVEKKMMELAKNNAEYIRKPISKSEAIAYFTAKQDPYKIDLLNELEDGKITFYTQGNFTDLCKGPHIPHTGHIKAVKLTATAGAYWRGDEKQKQLTRVYGITFPKKSELEEYLVLLEEAKKRDHRKLGKELELFTFSTKVGQGLPLWLPKGADLRGRLQTFLMQKQKEFGYEQVISPHIGHKQLYITSGHYEKYGADSFQPIHTPAEGEEFLLKPMNCPHHCEIYKAKPHSYKELPIRYAEFGTVYRYEQSGELHGLTRVRGFTQDDAHIFCRPDQVREEFNNVIDIVLYIFKTLKFENFTAQVSLRDQNDRSKYIGSAENWERAENDIIEATKEKGLPTVIEYGEAAFYGPKLDFMVKDAIGRSWQLGTIQVDYNLPERFELEYIGSDNKVHRPVMLHRAPFGSMERFVAVLLEHTAGKFPLWLTPDQYIILPISDKFQEYSEKVFNILKKYDIRGSIDARSEKTGRKIRDAEVQKIPFMLIAGEKEMAEGTVSVRQHGGVDLGSMKVEDFAQLIQKTIKEELQN
- the rplT gene encoding 50S ribosomal protein L20 — its product is MPRSVNHVASRARRKKVLKRAKGYFGRRKNVWTVAKNAVEKGMQYAYRDRKTKKRNFRALWIIRINAAARERGISYSQFMHKLKENNIDVNRKVLADLAMNNPEAFDAILKKVS